A segment of the Sanyastnella coralliicola genome:
GATGATCGGCGGTTCCATGCCGACCGGGAACGAAGAGATGCGATCTACCGCATTCTTAACGTCTTGTAGTTTCTCATCAGTCTTCCCTTCATCTAAGACATCGATGGTAATGGTTGCTGAGTTCTCGGTACATACCGACTTCACTTGGTCTAACCCAGCTACCCCTTTGAGGTTGTCTTCAATCTTGGCCACCACCCCTTCTTCGATCTCTTCAGGAGAAGCACCTGGGTAGACAATCTGCACAGAGATGGTCTTGGTTGGTGTTTCCGGGAAGAAGTTCGAACGCAGGTTGAACATCCCGATGACACCTGCCAAGAGAATGGCAATCATCACCAGGTCACCAGTGATTGGAAACTTGATGAAGTATTTGATCAATGAATTCATGGGCGCTGCGCTTTCACGATCATACCGTCGTAAGCTCCAGGAATACGCTCACTGATGAGCTCTGCATTGTTGGATAAACCACGAATCAACGCATCCTTAGACGAAGCATAAATCACTTCTACCGTCTTCGCTTCGAGAATAGAATCTTGCTCCAAGACAAACACCGTTTGATCATCCAGCAACAGGTCTAGCGGAATACGTGTGACATCTGCTACTGATTGCGAATACACCTTCCCTTCCAGGTAAACCCCATCTCGGAGGTTGTCATTATTCACTTGGCAGAAGATCTTCGCCGTTTGTGTTGTGGGGTCAATGCTCTCTGAGATCCGCGTCACCTTTCCTTTGATGATGCTACCAGCTTGCATGAATTCTACGGAATCGCCCACTTGAACCACTTGAAGTGCATTGCGCGAAATGGCTGATTCTACTTCAAATCCTCCTCCACTCACGAGCTCTCCAATTTTTTGTCCGACCCGAACTAGTGATCCAGGATTCACAGAACTCATGGTCACTTCTCCAGTAAACGGAGCCGTCAACACGTACTTATTAAGGCGTTCCTCTGACGAACGAATCGAGTAGAATTGATTCAAGATGCCTCGGTTCGACAAGAAGAACTTCTCTTGATCTGAGGCCGGACTAGGCATATCCTGCAAACGCGATTCCACATCGAGGTTGGCCGTGTAACTCCTCCATGTTTCGTAACGGTCTGGGTAATCGATTTTGATGTCAGCCAATGCCCCTGTCAATAGCTGAAGGAAGGCGCTGCGTTGAGCGATCAACGACATGCGTAGCTCGCTCCCATCCATGCGAAGCATGACATCTCCACGGCGGTATTTTGTTCCTGCTCTGAAGTCCTTTTTTGAAGACTGCACTACGCCAGACACTTCTGCGAAAATCTCGATTTTGTCTAGTGCCGTGACACGTCCTTGCACATAGGTGACAGGTGCTTGGGCTTGCACAGAGGCAGGCACGACTTCAACTAATCTTTTTGCTTTGGGAGGACTACTCACCGGGGGCTCCGGCTTCATTCCGATTAAGACTGAGGCGACAAATCCGCCAATTGCTATGATGACAATTCCTACTAGAATTCGAAGGACGACCATGGGCTGTGTTTTAACTCGATTGCAAAACTACAGCATTGTCTAGGTCAAAGTTCACGAAGAGATCAAAAACCTTCAACCTGTACCAGTGTATTTAAAATTCATTCTCGATTTCGTAGCTTTTGTTACAAATCACACGAGATGACTGAAAGAACTAGAAAGATTGTAGTCATAATCATCACCATCCTCCTCGCTGCATGGATGATCTTGGCCGGTGTAGGAAAACTAATGCAACCAGAAGAAGTACTTCAAATGTGGGACAAATGGGGATACCCAGCCGCATTCATGATGTTCATCGGCGTCGCTGAAATCGCTGGTTCGATCGGTTTATTCATCCCCAAATTCCGCAAACTCGCCGCCCTCGGATTAATCATCATCATGATCGGCGCCGTAGTCACCCACGGCATCAACGACGAATACTCCAACTTAATGGGGCCTATTATTGCGATTTTTATGTTGGTGTTGACGATTGTACTAAGGCGACCTATAGCTCAGGAGGAGTAGCTTTCCGGCGTCCGGCGTCCGGCATCCGTTTTTTGTTTCGCCGTACTGTGGGCTCGCATGCGCGCCCTTAACAAAACTTACGCCTTAAGCCATACGCCATAAGCCTAGCGAAGCGAAGCTCGCTACCCTATCTCCGCAATCTTCCCATTCACCAACTCCACATATGGAACCAAGTATTCTGGAATCGCGTTCGTGGCTTGATCAATGCGCCATTGATAGGTGACTTCGTTGACTACGTATTCAATGAAAATCCCTCCTTGGTCTGCGCAGTCTGGACAGCCGATTTCTTCTGATTCTTCGTTTAGAAGTTCTTGAGGTAGTTCCGTCAAGACGGGAAGTGCGCTGATGTATGCTTCATTCGAAAGCAAGACAAACTCGTAAGGGCCTGCACCGGGATAATTGTCGGCAACATCTTTATACAAATTGGAACCTGTCAGACGGTAGGTTTCGACGCAACCGTCGCCGGCACATTCACCATAGAAATGTCCGAAGGTAATCGACTCTACACGGGTGCCGTCGCGTGAATCATCTTCACGGCTGCAAGAAGTAAGAGCTAAAATTCCGCCAAGGAAAAAGAGCGTAGCGAGTTTCATGAGTACTGTTTTGGTAGTTTAGAAACGAGCTAGGCTCGTTTCTAGTATGCGGTAGGCTGTAGGCAGTATGCCGCTTACATGCAGCATACAGCTTACAGCCTACTGCGTACGTCGCGAAGCGATCACCGAACTACTCGGAGGCTTTCGAGCATGCCGTCTTCGCGTTGTACTGAGAGAATGTAAACGCCAGGAGGCAGAGCGCTTACGTCGATCTGAGTTTGTCCTTTCAGGGCTTGCGCTGTTAGGACGAGTTGCCCCGTAGCGTCGAACAGACGGATGATCTGATCTTTCGCTTCGAAGTCCATTTTCACAGTTAGAATTTCTCCAGCTGGTTGTGGGAAGGCACTCAGGCGGTCATCCAATTCCGCGTTAGCGTTAGGAACACCAACCACGCCATCAAGAGTAATAGTTCCAGTCACAGAACCACAGTCATTGGTAAGCGTGAGCGTCACCTCTGCTGTTGGACCTGTTTCGAAAATGTGGAATGGGAAAGGATCAGTGCTGGTGGTACCGTCACCGAAATCCCAGAGGTATTCGTCTGCTTGGGAGATGTTCCAGAAGCTGAAACCATCACCCGATGGTTGAGCTACAATACTGATACCTGGAGGAACACAACCGAAACACTGCTCTTCGAGCGCTTGGATATCCTGAGAGAATTCAAGCGCATTCTGTGCCGCATTCAGCGGACCTTCGCCTTCATCAGCAAGCGCCCAGCAAAGGACAGAATTCGTACAGAACTCCATTCCTGGGGTCAGTGTGAATGGTGCCGTAGAGCACATCACACGGACATCTGAAGGCGCTTCATCGATCGTCTCTGGGATGCCATCGTGCTGGAAATTCACTGTCACCCCGTTTTCTTGGAACTCTTGTCCGTTCACGAAGTAACCCGCCATCCAGTTGTAGTAATCCAAGCTCTGGCTCGGTAGAATAGTGAATGGATCATCGATCAATCCATGGCCTAACCCTAAGGTCTCATTATCCACGATTCCGTCGTCGTCATTGTCTACTCCGTCGAAATCCATCGGAGGTCCTTCTAACAATCGGAAAACCAAGGCAGGAGTGTCATTTCCGAAGCCGCCTGAGCCCTCATCAACCGCATCACCGTTAAAGGCAATCATGGCATTTTCTTCTGGCACGAATACCGCGTAATCATCGGCAAAGTTCCCCAAGTCTGGATCGAGGAAATGCCCGATGTAGGTATCTGACAGGGTTTGTGTGCCTCGGTTGATAAACTTGGTGCGATGGAACACTGCGTTAAAGTATTCCTCAGAGTAGTAACGGTAGACCATGTGATGAATCTCCATCCCAATCATATCACCACCGGAAGCCGTGTGCACGTTTCCTTTATCGTTCATGATCCACACATAACACTCGTCCCCTTTCAAGGTATTACAGCAATCATCTTCGTTTCCAAAAAGCGGGTAATCACCCCCTGTAGGGTCGTAGAAGTTGTTCTGATCGTAATCGAAGTAAGGGAGCAAGTCGAATGCTTGTCCTTCATCCACATTGCCATGCGCTGGGTAGGTGAAGAACTCTTCTGGAATGACATACCCATTCGGGAACATCATTTCCTCATCGCAATCTGGATCGTTCAAGCAATCAAAGTAAGCGCGATGCTGTTCTGACCAAGAGCGGAAAAGACGAATGATCACATCATACTGACCACAAGTCTCCAGACTCACCTCAGCCGTCCCATCCGCCGTCAGCGGACCTGGGTAAAAATCAGCACCATCAGTTCCGTAGGTATCCGCAGCCAGCTTTAACTGTTGATCAGGAGTAATCCCTCCAATCCATTGAGACATCACATAAAGGAGCGGGTTCTCATCCCCAAAATCTCCTATTCCTAATGCCGGGCTAGGCCCCAATGAATTCAATACGGTACCGCTTGTACCTTGAGAATGTACCACTCCGCTACTTGCAGAAATGATACCTGTTGTTCCTTGCTCGCATTGCGCCACAACTAGGCCAGGCAGGAGCAGGAATAAAATGTAAAGTTTTTTCATAGCTCTGTGTTTTATGGCAGAGCGAAGTAGAGCAGTGGGTTTCAAGGTCAATATAGAGGTTGTGGGTGGGGTGGCCTATTGTTTGATTCCTAAAAGGATGGAATAATAACTATTCCATTTAGGCTTATGGCTTATGGCATAAGGCTTAAGCCCAGCACAGAACCAACTTACGCCATAAGCCTTACAGCCAGCACAGAACCAACTTACGCCATAAGCCTTACAGCCCAGCACAGAACCAACTTACGCCATTGGCCTTAAGCCTTAGGCCAGAGGGCGAAGCGACCTATCAGACATCGTCCTACAGACCTCTATGCAACCTGCACGTAAGCAGGGGTAATTAATTATAATCTGATGAAAACGTTTTGCACCCTTCTTGCAGGATTTCTCCTGTGTTTTAATGCTTCTGCTCAATGCATGGAAGTGAATACAGTGGCTTGGTCTGATGACGAGTTTACAATTACCGTTCAGGTGAGTGATCAAAACCTTGAAATTGTTCAGCCTGATGGTTCCATTACTTCGGCAGATGAGATGAGCATGATTTACTTCACGGCAGAGATCGATCGATCGGGAGATACCTTCGCTTGGTTTGTCAATGGCGAGGCGAATTCTTGCACCTTATTCTTTGATCCAGATGAAGCCACTATTGTGTTTGACTTCGCAATTAGTACGCAAGAGCCTGGTGAGTGTGAAGGGGCAGACGGAAGCGTTTGTGTCAACCTCAACGGCTATGATGATGTGGCCTTCTCTATGGGTGCTACAGAAGCGGTGAATGGATGCATCTCAGATCTCGAAGCGGATGATTACACCTTGA
Coding sequences within it:
- a CDS encoding efflux RND transporter periplasmic adaptor subunit, which encodes MVVLRILVGIVIIAIGGFVASVLIGMKPEPPVSSPPKAKRLVEVVPASVQAQAPVTYVQGRVTALDKIEIFAEVSGVVQSSKKDFRAGTKYRRGDVMLRMDGSELRMSLIAQRSAFLQLLTGALADIKIDYPDRYETWRSYTANLDVESRLQDMPSPASDQEKFFLSNRGILNQFYSIRSSEERLNKYVLTAPFTGEVTMSSVNPGSLVRVGQKIGELVSGGGFEVESAISRNALQVVQVGDSVEFMQAGSIIKGKVTRISESIDPTTQTAKIFCQVNNDNLRDGVYLEGKVYSQSVADVTRIPLDLLLDDQTVFVLEQDSILEAKTVEVIYASSKDALIRGLSNNAELISERIPGAYDGMIVKAQRP
- a CDS encoding DoxX family protein, with amino-acid sequence MTERTRKIVVIIITILLAAWMILAGVGKLMQPEEVLQMWDKWGYPAAFMMFIGVAEIAGSIGLFIPKFRKLAALGLIIIMIGAVVTHGINDEYSNLMGPIIAIFMLVLTIVLRRPIAQEE
- a CDS encoding T9SS type A sorting domain-containing protein → MKKLYILFLLLPGLVVAQCEQGTTGIISASSGVVHSQGTSGTVLNSLGPSPALGIGDFGDENPLLYVMSQWIGGITPDQQLKLAADTYGTDGADFYPGPLTADGTAEVSLETCGQYDVIIRLFRSWSEQHRAYFDCLNDPDCDEEMMFPNGYVIPEEFFTYPAHGNVDEGQAFDLLPYFDYDQNNFYDPTGGDYPLFGNEDDCCNTLKGDECYVWIMNDKGNVHTASGGDMIGMEIHHMVYRYYSEEYFNAVFHRTKFINRGTQTLSDTYIGHFLDPDLGNFADDYAVFVPEENAMIAFNGDAVDEGSGGFGNDTPALVFRLLEGPPMDFDGVDNDDDGIVDNETLGLGHGLIDDPFTILPSQSLDYYNWMAGYFVNGQEFQENGVTVNFQHDGIPETIDEAPSDVRVMCSTAPFTLTPGMEFCTNSVLCWALADEGEGPLNAAQNALEFSQDIQALEEQCFGCVPPGISIVAQPSGDGFSFWNISQADEYLWDFGDGTTSTDPFPFHIFETGPTAEVTLTLTNDCGSVTGTITLDGVVGVPNANAELDDRLSAFPQPAGEILTVKMDFEAKDQIIRLFDATGQLVLTAQALKGQTQIDVSALPPGVYILSVQREDGMLESLRVVR